The following are from one region of the Pseudodesulfovibrio piezophilus C1TLV30 genome:
- a CDS encoding OmpA family protein — MKHLNKLLLTSFIAMLAVTFALAAPASAKKVKRIDNFIYFLDQSGSMAQKDDATGKLKIDMAVETMQAMTKTVPALDYTSSMFLFAPFEEASQPGVFNKAALMDDVSDVSTDFDIFNRQTAMGNGLMDIDPVISGLSGTTGLIIFTDGDSNLGADPVAQAKALYTKYGNDLCIHVVSFADTNRGKMIIDEIRGLSSCSEVADYNSLMAPGAMDAYAKKVFYAEEAEAPAPAPVPAVSTAKETITFSLNFGFDKDAITDEMIPVLEEAKAILDEDMNAEFEVAGHTDATGPTAYNQSLSERRAASVMTWLENAGVSASRLEAKGYGELSPKYDNGTKEGRKLNRRVEIQTK; from the coding sequence ATGAAACACCTGAACAAGCTCTTACTGACATCTTTTATCGCCATGTTGGCAGTGACCTTTGCTCTGGCGGCCCCTGCCAGTGCAAAAAAGGTCAAGAGAATCGACAACTTCATCTACTTCCTTGACCAGTCCGGGTCCATGGCACAAAAAGACGATGCCACGGGCAAGCTCAAGATCGACATGGCTGTGGAGACCATGCAGGCCATGACCAAAACGGTTCCGGCCCTGGATTATACATCTTCCATGTTCCTGTTCGCTCCCTTTGAAGAAGCCTCCCAACCCGGAGTTTTTAACAAGGCAGCCCTCATGGATGACGTTTCCGATGTCAGCACCGATTTCGACATCTTCAATCGCCAGACAGCCATGGGTAACGGTCTCATGGACATCGACCCCGTCATCTCCGGCCTGTCCGGCACGACCGGATTGATCATTTTCACCGATGGAGACTCCAATCTCGGCGCCGACCCCGTGGCCCAAGCCAAAGCCTTGTACACCAAGTATGGCAATGACCTGTGCATTCATGTGGTCAGCTTTGCAGACACCAATCGCGGCAAAATGATCATTGACGAAATCCGCGGTCTGTCTTCCTGCTCTGAAGTTGCTGATTACAATTCGCTCATGGCCCCCGGTGCCATGGATGCATACGCCAAAAAGGTCTTCTATGCAGAAGAAGCTGAAGCTCCGGCCCCGGCCCCGGTTCCGGCTGTCTCCACTGCCAAGGAAACCATCACCTTCAGCCTGAACTTCGGCTTTGACAAGGACGCCATCACCGACGAAATGATTCCGGTTCTGGAAGAAGCCAAGGCCATTCTTGATGAAGACATGAACGCAGAATTCGAAGTTGCCGGACACACTGATGCAACGGGGCCCACCGCTTATAACCAGAGTCTCTCCGAACGCCGCGCAGCTTCGGTCATGACATGGCTTGAGAACGCCGGCGTCTCCGCCTCCCGTCTCGAAGCAAAAGGATACGGCGAACTGAGTCCCAAGTATGACAACGGGACCAAGGAAGGCCGCAAGCTCAATCGTAGGGTTGAAATCCAGACCAAGTAA
- a CDS encoding YwbE family protein has product MDGSTRKNLKPGMRVNIVLKKDQRTGTLTQGIIKNLLTKSPTHPHGIKVRLEDGQVGRVKEILED; this is encoded by the coding sequence ATGGATGGCAGCACACGCAAAAATCTGAAACCCGGCATGCGGGTCAACATCGTCCTCAAAAAGGACCAACGAACCGGCACACTCACACAGGGCATCATTAAGAATCTCCTGACCAAATCTCCCACTCATCCGCACGGCATCAAAGTTCGTCTGGAAGACGGGCAGGTCGGGCGAGTCAAGGAAATCCTCGAAGACTAG
- a CDS encoding YaiI/YqxD family protein, with the protein MQIWVDADACPNIIKDVLYKVAQRRDIQLTLVANSPLSVPQSSLISTIRVGAGFNVADQEIIDQVGPGDLVITADIPLADAIVDKGATGLNPRGEVYTEENVKGLLRMRNLMEELRSGGMVSGGPAPIGPKDRQEFTNQLDRYLTRQANKQN; encoded by the coding sequence ATGCAAATATGGGTGGACGCCGACGCGTGTCCGAACATCATCAAGGACGTTTTATACAAGGTGGCACAGAGACGTGATATTCAGCTGACACTGGTAGCCAATTCACCGCTCTCCGTCCCTCAATCCTCACTCATCAGTACAATCCGGGTTGGAGCGGGATTCAATGTGGCCGACCAGGAGATCATTGACCAAGTCGGGCCTGGCGATCTGGTCATTACAGCAGATATCCCCTTGGCTGATGCCATAGTGGATAAAGGGGCAACCGGTCTGAATCCTCGAGGGGAAGTCTATACCGAAGAAAATGTGAAGGGACTTCTGCGCATGCGCAATCTTATGGAAGAACTTCGAAGCGGCGGCATGGTCTCTGGCGGGCCTGCTCCCATAGGACCAAAAGACAGGCAGGAATTCACCAATCAGTTGGACCGATACCTCACCCGACAGGCAAACAAACAAAACTGA
- a CDS encoding diguanylate cyclase produces the protein MKIRSFLQITFVTILILIMDIVVQQTALYRYRNQQVVEITQELSPVRFGLEKEIVSGLLLIQGMANHISIHPTFTQKEFALYAENALRISPVLKNIGAAPDFIMAYMYPRAGNEKMLGVNYRSLPKQWPQVQLAWLSGGIIVAGPLDLVQGGSGLIGRTPVFVRQNDKENVEGEDSFWGIVSAVIDMDRLFESVNINALSGLKIAIRGIDGKGAEGEVFWGRESLFDPTGDPVLVDVFFPSGSWQIAALPVGGWPEESPYSLSIHLFMGGLLLIGLFLSYKDIRHRIEIQNVKEKLGEAQAFAHLGSWEQDLRRKTLWWSDEVYNIFGVSKDEFVPSEQGFLQKVHPNDLVRVKEAYRQSAKGENAFSLKYRILRPDGGVRFVQGQGKHLRNEKGEPTRFLGTIHDITEQREIVNALESEQAKLQAMAEATYDPYIMIDSQDTILFWSPAAEKVFGWTNEEALGQKMHELITPPEYIEPALEGLHHFAQSGKGPVLDSISELPAIRKNGEYFPVERSVSAFQVGDSYYAVGVLRDITERKKAEEKLAQLASTDELTGLFNRRTFIEMTEYELKHSKRSGSPISLVMLDADKFKNINDTYGHAFGDEVLQVLASTVLSCVREVDILGRVGGEEFLLMLPDTPLEGAVGAAERIRAAIEQVELQHESGETIRFTVSMGISVCNHGEESFDDLFNRADMAMYQAKQKGRNRVETA, from the coding sequence TTGAAGATCCGGTCCTTTCTTCAAATCACTTTCGTGACGATTTTGATCCTCATAATGGATATAGTGGTTCAGCAAACAGCCTTATATCGATATCGAAATCAGCAAGTTGTTGAAATTACACAAGAATTATCTCCAGTTCGATTCGGATTGGAAAAAGAGATTGTCAGCGGTCTACTTCTTATACAGGGGATGGCAAATCATATTTCAATCCATCCGACATTCACGCAAAAAGAATTCGCGCTCTATGCCGAAAATGCGCTACGCATCTCACCTGTTTTAAAAAATATCGGAGCAGCACCCGACTTCATCATGGCTTACATGTACCCACGTGCCGGGAATGAAAAAATGCTGGGTGTCAATTATCGAAGTTTGCCAAAGCAGTGGCCACAGGTACAGCTGGCTTGGTTGAGCGGTGGTATTATTGTTGCCGGTCCTCTTGATCTTGTTCAGGGAGGGAGTGGACTTATTGGGCGTACTCCCGTCTTTGTCAGGCAGAACGACAAGGAAAATGTGGAAGGGGAAGATTCCTTCTGGGGTATTGTTTCGGCTGTGATCGATATGGATCGCCTTTTCGAAAGCGTCAATATAAATGCTCTTTCCGGGCTGAAAATTGCCATTCGAGGAATAGATGGCAAAGGTGCCGAGGGTGAGGTCTTCTGGGGAAGAGAGTCGCTCTTTGATCCCACTGGCGATCCGGTTTTGGTTGATGTGTTTTTCCCTTCGGGGTCATGGCAGATAGCGGCGCTTCCTGTTGGTGGGTGGCCGGAAGAGTCCCCTTACTCCCTCTCTATTCATCTTTTCATGGGGGGACTTCTTCTTATCGGACTTTTCCTGAGTTACAAGGACATACGGCATCGTATCGAAATTCAGAATGTGAAGGAAAAGCTCGGAGAAGCACAGGCCTTCGCCCACCTTGGAAGTTGGGAGCAGGATTTACGCCGGAAAACTCTCTGGTGGTCAGATGAAGTCTATAATATCTTTGGCGTATCCAAGGATGAGTTCGTCCCCTCAGAGCAGGGGTTTCTTCAAAAGGTGCACCCGAATGACCTTGTGCGGGTGAAAGAGGCCTACCGACAATCTGCCAAGGGCGAAAATGCTTTTTCATTGAAGTACAGAATCCTTCGACCGGATGGAGGAGTTCGGTTTGTTCAGGGACAGGGAAAACACCTTCGTAATGAAAAAGGAGAGCCAACCCGTTTTCTCGGTACCATTCATGATATTACAGAACAAAGAGAGATCGTGAATGCCCTTGAATCCGAGCAGGCAAAACTTCAGGCCATGGCCGAGGCCACATATGATCCGTACATTATGATAGACAGTCAGGACACAATCCTTTTTTGGAGTCCGGCCGCGGAAAAAGTCTTCGGGTGGACCAATGAAGAGGCCCTTGGGCAGAAAATGCATGAATTGATCACTCCTCCCGAATACATCGAACCAGCACTCGAGGGGCTTCATCATTTTGCGCAATCCGGAAAAGGGCCGGTTCTTGATTCCATTTCTGAGCTTCCCGCCATCAGAAAAAACGGCGAATACTTTCCGGTCGAGAGGTCGGTCAGTGCCTTTCAGGTGGGAGACTCCTATTATGCTGTGGGAGTTCTACGTGATATTACGGAAAGGAAAAAAGCGGAAGAAAAGTTGGCACAACTTGCCTCCACAGACGAACTGACAGGGCTTTTTAATCGCAGAACCTTCATTGAAATGACCGAGTATGAACTGAAACACAGTAAGCGAAGTGGCTCCCCAATATCTCTGGTGATGCTTGATGCGGATAAATTCAAGAATATCAACGATACCTATGGACACGCTTTTGGTGATGAGGTGCTGCAAGTTCTTGCTTCGACTGTCCTGTCCTGTGTTCGCGAGGTGGATATTCTCGGGCGGGTTGGCGGTGAGGAATTTTTGCTTATGTTACCTGATACTCCGCTGGAGGGAGCCGTTGGTGCTGCGGAGCGCATCAGGGCCGCCATTGAGCAGGTCGAGTTGCAGCATGAAAGTGGTGAAACAATTCGATTCACAGTGAGTATGGGAATTTCTGTCTGCAACCATGGGGAAGAGAGTTTTGATGATCTGTTTAATCGTGCGGATATGGCCATGTATCAGGCCAAGCAAAAGGGACGGAACAGAGTAGAGACAGCCTGA